AGGAACCTTGTCAgttgtaataaatgtttaaacctAAGCTAAAAAAGAGTGAAAATCATAGACCTTATACTAATAGACAAAACATCCGGGGTGGTGCGGTCTTTCCTAACTGCTTAGagtaataaaactattgttttttgGCATTATGCAtgaatcattaatataatagtgaagCAAAACTGAACACCATTATACACCTCTTAAAACTCCACTAAACACTAAATAGCGTTAAATGTTGTTATATAAATCTGTGGATAAACCACAAAAAGTACACATCTgtgtaagaaaatattttattcgacaTTACAACGTATAATATGGGACAtgggttatatattattcttacattatatggtaatatatattaatttaaactttacttATTAACTTTTTCTTAATGTTATTAAGTAAATGTAGTGTTTAATAAAGGTTTGATTAcacaaatcaatttatttatatattataattaaataataataattatagaatatacccaatgcccatattataatattaattgccaTTATAATGTGTcatgtctatatttttttttgtaaaatgtagaCTATATTACTCTAAGTTGTTAACACTTACATACTTTCTTTCTGAACAGtagatatgttattttttttttaaatttttgtatgatataatataatgaacattataatattaattatgatgaatagttaaaataatgtataataataaaatataatttaattaatagaaattaattttttattaatccattaatattgtataatgcgcattgaataataattaatttttcatattatggtCACACTGAAAGTACTTAGTTTTCTCTCCACAATTAATATGATGATATGGCACTATCTTAAATCGGGGTTGTTATCAACCTGCTTTGTTTTGAACATTATCTCACAGCTTCTAGAAATCTGTCCATTATCTATAGTGAGTATAAACAACtgtaatattcaaattctgtaatacatactattgtttactatataaaatttgatcttggtattctaatttaatatttattaccaaatattaaatagaaagcAATagctttttttcatttataatttaaatgtttggataactttataaaatggATGCAAACACTACTAAATCGTACTGGAATGATATTGTCTTAGCTTTTCCAATATTATCGAAAAATGAGGTTAGTGTAATTGCcataaaatgcaattaattcaatttcatgtttttttttttatttaaatttagaagttctacaacattttattatacttatttagttgtttagaaccttttaaaagtattagtaAACAATTACAATCTATTCTgagcttatttattttacagaattcTGAAAAATGTGATGATGAACAATTtctcgtaataaaaaaaattattgtagaaaataaactaataagtttTGTTCATGGAATGGTAATGCATACAATAAAACAAGATTTGAtgtgtaaaattaatgatttttggcTTTATTTTATGCCATATGATGTTATTGAAATAACTAATCTTTCAACACATTATGATGCACCTGGAGATTTTAGtggatttgaaaaatttaaatatgcaattgatgaattatttaatttagccCAATCATACGTTGAAACAATAAACCGCCTACAgatgttatttgaaaataatagaataaatttgttaaaaaatctgAATGCTCAAATTTGTGCTCTTATACATTCTCAACTCCCTAGcgattacaatacaataatctaTCAGTTTTACAGAGTTGCATTAAAAGTCTTTACCAAAGATGATATTATTGGAGGTTTGTtactgttaatttataaattgttttctaaaatatttaaaaatatatctagtattttgtagttatgtttataaattactcttaatttaattaataatttaaattgatatattttttaatttattatttggagctatgaaatatttaatctttaaaatatttttagataaaaaaaatacatctaaAGAAGGAGCATTTCATTGCAATGGTTGCTGTTCTGAATTAATTTCTTGTAAATGCGATTACATATTGGAATCATTCCATTTAACTAACtggtaaatatgatattatatagtgtttatgttAAGAGGTAccactaaatattttagttggataaccttgtattgTAATGGAATTTTTGTTGAATGAAAGGGAGTACCGAAATACACATTTTCAGACAAATTTCAAGTGTTTAGTCCTTTCATTATGTGCATAtgcattattacttatatttttaattagcataaccatttttttcttcaaatttgggtagagtattaattttaaaacaattttcgtattaaattttttctaattacatttaattagatttaacgtttaaattgaatatttgcaAACAATCtacttttacaaaatattaaatatggtcaacttatttaaaaatcaatataatatttctgttatttttaaataactgtttGTAGaccaataaaacaattttttttcctttcaaAACAGGCCAAATATACACTGCCActtaatagaatttttataacatttgaaatcatatttggaactaaaaatgtaaaaatttatcaggttgttaaaactaataattataaatatattatctgaatttcaaatttgtcgtgtgaaattttattattattttcattacctTCACTATTTAACTATGTatcttatttcaaaaaaaatatgaacaaaaatgagagtaaattataaagttaaataagtgtTTATGTTTAATCTATCTACaaacagttatttaataatatcagagatattattttgatttttgagtgTAAGttgaattgttaaaatttcatcaaaaatagattatttgtaaatgtggaattttatatatctaataaaagtGGACAagtgatatttaaattgtaatttatttttctcaactATTGATGAAAGTTTCAAGTTTCTACGACttatactttttgaataataaaaaatattttaaataaatcatagtaaTTATGTCAATATGGttcgtatttaatttgaatattttttgggattaaatattttataatggattttattttttgacaggCAATTGATCACTATTGGCATTTTAGAACCATTAGCTGGTGACGTAATAATGGATTTAATAcatcaaaaaattgaaacagaAGTTCAAGAAATAACTAAAGAAAATTTTGGAGAACACCATATATCAGCTTTAGAAAAagtagatgattttttttatatatatagtagtatTGTGCTATCTgaatgtgtttatttattctagTGGATAgatacaaatgtttataactggatgaaatatatatacaaaccgAAATGTAGCACAACAAAAACTATAGAAGATGCTAATTTAGCAATATTTATGAGGAAACTTAAACACCTACTTTATGAATCATATACTAGAACAAGAATTgatcaattatttaacattataattggtatactattttgtatttgataataaaatgaataatttttaacatattttgatgTTTGTAGAATACCCAGATTCAGAACCAGCCGTTGTTGACCTATCATCAACATTACAAAAGACTGATTTTAAACctgaattatgtaaaaaattacaaaatgctTTACATAGTAGATTATTGCATCCGGCTGTGAATACCATTGATATTATAACCGCTTATACTGCTgcaattaaagtattaagaaaaattgatCCTTGTGGGGCACTTTTGCAAGAAGTTACTCAGCCAATAaggtaaaaaaactaattattgatatatatttttattcattataatttttacaagaattatattatagagcaTATTTGCGAAGTCGAAAGGATACAGTTCGATGTGTAATGACCACTCTTACAGAAGAAGGTCATTATCTCACTGATGAACTAGTGagaaatgaaaatgttttagatGAAGATGATGTTTGTGAAGAAGAAAGTATGGCAGAATGGGCTAAATGGGTGCCAGATCCAGTAGATGCTAATCcatgtaagtttttttttgttttaagaaatgtactatattaatttaattatttttagctaaATCTTCTAAACGTTTCCGTAATTCGGATACTGTATCGATGCTTGTCGATATTTATGGTACTCgagaattatttgttaatgaaTATAGAGCTTTATTAGCTGATCGTCTTCTTACACAGTTTATGGACAATATAGGTGATGAGATAAGATACTTAGAATTACTAAAATTGAGgcaagtattaattataccaaaaaataattcaaaaatatatatatatatcttttataaattaataaatatgtacatttatactttGTAGATTTGGAGATTCATTGTTACATTCATGTTCTGTAATGTTAAAAGACGTATATGATTCTAAACGTATTAATCACCATTTATATTCTGATCCAACTTCAAATTTAtcatctaataatttaaataataaacttgagTTTCCAGTTAGAGCTATTATTGTATCTAATCAATTTTGGCCTAATttcaaagataattttaatgtagagTTACCTTCAGTTATTCAAAAGCACTTGGATAACTATACAAAAGCGTTTGAATCATTTAAAGTTAGTATGATTGgtaatgtattacataattagCTACTAGTAGTCAGAAGATAATCATGAtagattattacaaaaatctaatactcattaaatttatttaaaaacatttttcataggGTAATAGAACTTTAAATTGGAAGCCTAATCTTGGAATAATCAATATAGATTTAGtgttaaaagataaaacattgaattttacTGTTTCACCAATTCATGCTACAATTATATGGCATTTTCAAGAGCAAGGTAGGttaagtaatatttgtttaaattaatttaataataattaaattgaccATCCAAACAAAAATAGCAtggtataacttattttttttcaaatagtgAGATGAACcctatcttaataatattataggtagagaacagatatgtataatattatgtcattatgtggtataattgtatatcacgaatatgtcataataaatgtgttatggtaataaaaattatataaatattattaatatttattaaataatcaagatAAATTCTCATCACACGAACAacccttatatatatatacaagagGAACAGTCCTTTTTTATGTTCCAATTTTGTGATGAcactatttaactttttttcacAAAGTTGTTCTAAATACTCCTACGAGTaaatcacttttattatttctaattacattctatttttcatttcatttagaaatataaaattaagttaaattataaatttttttatgtatgtggGCTAggctttaaatagtttaattataataaaaaatcaatttatataagaatcgattatttaacatatgaGTGAAGTTGGGTTATTCAGCTAGTGAGGTATAAAAATTGAGACGACTAATAACaagttatctatttttatttttaattgtcttttataaaataataaaagtaagaattataatgtgtgtatgtgtttcaagaaataaataaattaaaaattaacctaaataatttttattagaggAATGGACTATTAATgacttaagtataaaaatgcgTGTACCAGCAACAACCTTAAGACGCCGTATAGGATTCTGGCAAAACCAAGTAATATTTACAccatattaatcattaatgaattattaaccaaaataatttgtatagggTTTGTTAAGAGAAAAGTCTTTTGACACCTTTATTTTTGTGGAAGATGGTATTCCAACTACAAGCATTTCAGGAAAAGGTAATCGAACAAGTTTTGTTGGTCGTAATTCTGAATTTGTTTAtggtgatgatgatgatgaaatGGAAAGTGCTGTGGCATCTGCTCAAGATCAAAGAGAAGAAGAATTACAGGTAATTATTTtgccaaaaaacaaaaaatattgtttgatgtaaaataaactattaaatctatagaggtttatatagttatatcaaaacaaattattataatcctacttaataaatatttattattttatgaatataggtGTTCTGGTCATATATTGTGGGTATGTTAACAAATCTGGATTCATTGCCATTAGATAGAATTCATCaaatgttgaaaatgtttGCTACTCAAGGAACTGGTGTGGATTGTAGTCTTACACAACTTCGTCTTTTCCTTGATGAAAAAGTCAAACaacatcttttaatttttacaggaGGTCGTTATAaactatctaaataatataatttttatgttaagtctgttaattattagtaaaattaaaacttttatttttgaaaatagttgttttattgttgAGTAAAGGTTTTCAATTATTGGTATAAATGGTATAGGCTATAGATTCTAGATATTGACTGCTCATTGATATGATTGAACTAATTgcaaatataatcattatttaactgATGATTGTGATGGTTCGTTGTTATTTGTGCCAGAGTTGATAATTTagcttatagtaattttagttacatcaattatttaatagattttatatatgtctttatgtaattcattatacattttatctataGAAGTATTAGGACTTATTTTGATACAGGCTCAGAAAATGTATACAGTAAAGTCTACCAGTTGTGTACTTATGTTAGGCTAAAACTGTTAGTATTTTCACATaagtaagatttaaaaaattaaatcaagtcatatataataatataatgaattaaaaaattaatttaatcattataatttataatgttataatttataaatttaaaattaaaaaaataaataatgttaggGTTTCCTTTGAAGATTTACCGATTGTGATATCTCCTGTAATAATGgagataatatcataattccggctttttaataagattcacggggacaaaaactacaaatataattactacctacttcattaatataataaataaaattgaagttTTATCAGTTGACTGGATACGTGACTTAGGCTTTACATTCACGCCCTTCCTCCCTTTCTCCATGCTCAcacataactttaaataatatatcctatAAGTTGCTAGGATTCATTAGAAAAATTTCAAGTGAATTTAAACTtacaaatttacttatatctCTGTATTGCGCTCTCGTTAGACCGATTCTATAATATCGTTCAGTGGTTTGGGAACCCCATTGTGATGATTTGTGTTGTCAAGTTGAAGGCGTCCAAAGGAAATTCCTAAGTTTTACCAGTTACTCTTTGGAAATTCCTTACCCTCCTCACGACTATTCCGCCGTCTTATCTAAACTCAGTCTATCCATATTAGCTGACCGCCTATACTCTCATTACATTTCCTTCCTcacaaaatttatttctacGGAAATTGACGCTCCAACTCTTCTCTggataattaactttaaagtgCCTTCCCGTTTTACTCACAATAACACTCTTTATACCCCTCTGctcaatcaattatatttccaACGAACCAATAAACCGATTGATGAAATTAGCAAATGAGGTACCCCTACTtcctt
This sequence is a window from Rhopalosiphum maidis isolate BTI-1 chromosome 1, ASM367621v3, whole genome shotgun sequence. Protein-coding genes within it:
- the LOC113561075 gene encoding anaphase-promoting complex subunit 2, with translation MDANTTKSYWNDIVLAFPILSKNENSEKCDDEQFLVIKKIIVENKLISFVHGMVMHTIKQDLMCKINDFWLYFMPYDVIEITNLSTHYDAPGDFSGFEKFKYAIDELFNLAQSYVETINRLQMLFENNRINLLKNLNAQICALIHSQLPSDYNTIIYQFYRVALKVFTKDDIIGDKKNTSKEGAFHCNGCCSELISCKCDYILESFHLTNWQLITIGILEPLAGDVIMDLIHQKIETEVQEITKENFGEHHISALEKWIDTNVYNWMKYIYKPKCSTTKTIEDANLAIFMRKLKHLLYESYTRTRIDQLFNIIIEYPDSEPAVVDLSSTLQKTDFKPELCKKLQNALHSRLLHPAVNTIDIITAYTAAIKVLRKIDPCGALLQEVTQPIRAYLRSRKDTVRCVMTTLTEEGHYLTDELVRNENVLDEDDVCEEESMAEWAKWVPDPVDANPSKSSKRFRNSDTVSMLVDIYGTRELFVNEYRALLADRLLTQFMDNIGDEIRYLELLKLRFGDSLLHSCSVMLKDVYDSKRINHHLYSDPTSNLSSNNLNNKLEFPVRAIIVSNQFWPNFKDNFNVELPSVIQKHLDNYTKAFESFKGNRTLNWKPNLGIINIDLVLKDKTLNFTVSPIHATIIWHFQEQEEWTINDLSIKMRVPATTLRRRIGFWQNQGLLREKSFDTFIFVEDGIPTTSISGKGNRTSFVGRNSEFVYGDDDDEMESAVASAQDQREEELQVFWSYIVGMLTNLDSLPLDRIHQMLKMFATQGTGVDCSLTQLRLFLDEKVKQHLLIFTGGRYKLSK